In one Trichlorobacter lovleyi SZ genomic region, the following are encoded:
- the ubiE gene encoding bifunctional demethylmenaquinone methyltransferase/2-methoxy-6-polyprenyl-1,4-benzoquinol methylase UbiE: MFRLSQKGEQIQQMFDTIAPRYDFLNHLLSFGIDKRWRRTAVRLIKAPEGGRVLDVATGTGDVALEIARVTPASLKITGADFSPEMVALGQAKIAASAYADRIDFKVAPCEDLPFGADTFDSVTIAFGIRNVVDRRLGLAELWRVIKPGGRLVILEFSTPRSALFRWLYHFYFRTILPVIGGIFSKYDAYKYLPDSVLEFPSSEEFCATMGDIGFKHVRCQALTFGIASIYTGAKE; the protein is encoded by the coding sequence ATGTTCAGGCTATCGCAAAAAGGGGAGCAGATCCAGCAGATGTTCGACACCATCGCTCCCCGCTACGATTTTCTTAATCATCTGCTCAGCTTCGGTATTGATAAACGCTGGCGCCGGACCGCGGTACGTCTGATCAAGGCCCCGGAGGGGGGACGCGTACTGGATGTCGCCACCGGAACCGGGGATGTTGCGCTTGAGATTGCACGGGTAACCCCAGCCTCACTGAAGATTACCGGCGCGGATTTCAGTCCTGAAATGGTTGCTCTGGGACAGGCCAAGATTGCCGCGTCCGCCTATGCCGACCGGATTGACTTCAAGGTGGCCCCCTGTGAGGATCTGCCCTTTGGGGCGGATACCTTTGACTCGGTGACGATCGCCTTTGGTATCCGTAACGTGGTTGACCGTCGTCTTGGCCTGGCAGAACTCTGGCGGGTGATCAAGCCGGGCGGCCGTTTGGTGATTCTGGAATTTTCTACACCACGCTCTGCGTTGTTCCGCTGGCTCTATCACTTCTATTTTCGTACCATTCTGCCGGTTATCGGCGGGATTTTTTCCAAATATGATGCGTACAAGTACCTGCCCGATTCAGTGCTTGAATTTCCCTCCAGTGAAGAATTCTGTGCCACCATGGGTGATATCGGCTTCAAGCATGTGCG
- the cdaA gene encoding diadenylate cyclase CdaA: protein MPHFRLQDIFDILIMSILIYQLYSWFRKSRAIQVLAGLGTITAIYFVTRQTGLHMTSWVLQQLGTVVIVVIVVIFQNEIRQTLYRFSKLRELVGGGSEQHCSGPNIIAEAVFGLAESRCGAIIVFQRTDQLDDYLSNGTQLEALVSAPLLSSIFKDGTPLHDGAVLIRDERIMQAACLLPLSDSQQLPQQYGTRHRAAIGLTERTDAVVLVVSEERGEVSLAEAGELTTLLTPVQLRNRLEALLTPREQQKKRPLIRRIFNDLLPKTSILLGVTVIWLLLSARQGEVAIVPVPLTFHGLPNGMTLTRVSPEEVTVRLRSASGLVPSPRQLDLTADLDLSGVQEGHNTLRVSLSHVRVPPGMTVVGLEPTTVRVIVKGPQKQK from the coding sequence ATGCCCCACTTCAGACTCCAGGACATCTTCGACATTCTGATCATGAGCATCCTGATCTATCAGCTCTACTCATGGTTTCGCAAAAGCCGAGCCATCCAGGTTCTGGCAGGACTCGGCACGATTACGGCCATCTACTTTGTCACCCGCCAGACCGGGCTGCATATGACCAGCTGGGTACTACAACAGCTGGGCACCGTCGTGATCGTGGTCATCGTCGTCATCTTTCAGAACGAGATCCGTCAAACCCTCTACCGTTTCAGCAAGCTCAGGGAACTGGTGGGAGGGGGCAGCGAACAACACTGTTCAGGCCCCAACATCATTGCCGAAGCCGTCTTTGGCCTTGCCGAGTCACGCTGCGGAGCCATCATTGTTTTTCAGCGCACCGATCAGCTGGATGACTACCTGAGCAACGGGACACAGCTGGAGGCACTGGTCTCCGCACCGCTGCTGAGCAGCATCTTCAAGGACGGCACACCGCTCCATGACGGAGCCGTACTGATCCGGGACGAGCGGATCATGCAGGCGGCATGCCTGTTGCCGCTATCCGACTCACAACAGCTGCCCCAGCAGTACGGCACCCGCCACAGGGCCGCCATTGGCCTGACGGAACGCACCGATGCGGTGGTACTGGTGGTATCGGAAGAACGGGGAGAGGTGTCACTGGCAGAGGCAGGCGAACTGACCACCCTGCTTACCCCTGTTCAGCTCAGAAACAGACTAGAAGCACTGTTGACCCCCCGGGAACAGCAGAAGAAACGCCCGCTTATCAGGCGGATCTTCAACGACCTGCTACCAAAAACATCCATACTTCTTGGAGTTACCGTTATCTGGCTACTGCTTTCCGCCCGCCAGGGAGAAGTGGCCATTGTGCCGGTACCGCTTACCTTCCATGGCCTGCCCAACGGCATGACCCTGACGCGGGTCTCCCCCGAAGAGGTCACGGTACGCCTGCGCTCGGCCTCAGGCCTGGTACCGTCACCCCGCCAGCTTGACCTGACCGCAGACCTGGACCTGAGTGGCGTCCAGGAGGGGCACAATACCCTGCGGGTATCCCTCTCCCATGTCCGGGTTCCGCCCGGCATGACGGTGGTGGGGCTTGAACCGACCACCGTACGGGTTATCGTAAAAGGCCCGCAAAAACAAAAATAA
- a CDS encoding C40 family peptidase produces MTHCIRLISAICLLLLALPLSALASKTHQVRTKESLHSIARKYRVSVEELKAANNLSSIRIAKGTTLIIPSRASAQPVIENCSSYTVAKGDTLPKIAKKTGKKMSELRRINNLKANKVKPGQVLALADTAATCDLTAARQTRGKRLELVNSELLNEQELSATLSELSDIDADTPVDLAKNLEERSTTFSTLQKSAYGFLGARYRFGGNSRYALDCSSFTQQVFREQKVSLPRTAREQFRVGNEVPRGDLRRGDLVFFRTYAPFASHVGIYLGNRKMIHASSAEHRVVISSMDTPYYLSRYLGARRIDRVNPDTININDLMLGIEEEKEGDVLANDHLGLNLPDTLTK; encoded by the coding sequence ATGACGCATTGCATTCGACTCATATCAGCCATCTGCCTGCTACTGCTTGCCCTTCCCCTGTCGGCCCTTGCCTCCAAAACCCACCAGGTCCGCACAAAAGAATCCCTTCACAGCATCGCACGTAAATACCGCGTCTCGGTTGAAGAGCTCAAGGCTGCCAACAATTTGAGCAGCATCCGCATTGCCAAGGGCACCACCCTGATCATCCCCTCCCGTGCCTCTGCTCAACCTGTCATTGAAAACTGCAGCAGCTATACGGTTGCAAAAGGGGATACCCTGCCCAAAATCGCCAAAAAAACCGGCAAGAAAATGTCTGAACTACGCCGGATTAACAATTTAAAGGCAAACAAGGTCAAGCCGGGACAGGTTCTCGCCCTGGCAGACACCGCTGCAACCTGCGACCTGACAGCTGCCCGACAGACGCGCGGCAAACGGCTGGAGCTGGTTAACAGCGAGTTGTTGAATGAACAGGAGCTGAGTGCCACCCTGTCGGAACTTTCCGACATTGATGCCGACACCCCGGTTGACCTCGCTAAAAACCTTGAAGAACGCTCCACCACCTTCTCCACCCTGCAGAAATCAGCCTACGGTTTCCTGGGCGCACGTTACCGTTTTGGTGGCAACAGCCGTTATGCCCTTGATTGCTCAAGTTTTACCCAGCAGGTGTTCCGTGAGCAGAAGGTTTCATTGCCACGCACCGCACGTGAACAGTTCAGAGTGGGCAACGAGGTTCCCCGCGGCGACCTGCGGCGTGGCGACCTGGTCTTCTTCCGCACCTACGCACCGTTTGCGTCACATGTCGGCATCTACCTGGGCAACCGCAAAATGATTCATGCCTCATCGGCCGAGCACCGGGTGGTCATCTCCTCCATGGACACCCCTTACTATCTGTCACGCTATCTGGGTGCCCGCCGGATTGACCGGGTCAACCCTGATACGATCAACATCAATGACCTGATGCTTGGCATTGAAGAAGAGAAGGAAGGCGATGTTCTGGCGAACGACCATCTGGGACTTAACCTGCCCGACACGCTTACCAAGTAA